The following are encoded together in the Thunnus albacares chromosome 7, fThuAlb1.1, whole genome shotgun sequence genome:
- the tasor2 gene encoding uncharacterized protein tasor2 isoform X5, whose translation MQVQVTSALASLFRLGGWEASGARPARDRGYTIGGVFIPVSESSDDFQNNILAPLQSAYLYDESKQSFRYKSAVLIKNSALEEKYNAFRAKRREIGYSEEDLEENYGFLLFDDINKAKALGETGVLTGNSTCTTLGDPLKGVYISMYSDCLDLNRWYHGKSGYIAIIRLTKGRVKKVLENYTQNLTAPTRGFDCHMSEQLPSVSAKTSSFLAFERTQYYMYELLHDGSNEAAQSPSLACPFAIVSFSYTDTKASLLAPQEKSEEKKQVSHYVPWRGQLQIGTQFYDVGLRSTAGAMIPAKLPPVVKVDRAISMSDLRRFLPRAVFETCFSGEVFLDSLYCILFELVSSVVEETSSLSVLLQEIKEKDLALTIPLNDGGFLILLHSSHFLTYDDTGSSAAEVLQGLFVFPDSRVIQRDTKLGQKKAFMSSEILRVLPVLSYAEGEVEKIPIDSSEDLCDVLAQHMQSYAALINPGLALSPSREASIFPDQYDVPDAHKHLYSSPEWTNRAWQSFRSYLNKPASFQLPVSKASEILTAGQEERREDLDDDVYICLSSPEEVPASPVSMGSEDQLAGQKSPANIEPSVDSCLTSAEAQVNLTDVSQDVVPNDLQAGDATKDTEKSDLTELIKTDDMGAKTILTPPTSDDLPAELIVSITSAERTVTDESLSVISTVSATKHNDFQLPAFSTAKLQTAGVNTLNDETVKTKSVLDCPQVTIPTKTRRRKLRRGHSKARKKASKARVETPSLQAVKIPEEIDDLKSQKDDKATEPLGQSQLNEPPKIDWRKLPRHKRKFIKLSPKHRMLRSATVGLAVAVEKETDSGKQTLDSTILMELDTCSLRKKTERWDLKPVISECGRILVPHGSVDFADQIKSLKDKLQSTKDAQIPEEILVDVPANAHNTVEMEQESSIALETAVDETEVTKSKDGGNHLQNIVSHVNPEHSILRQLNDGNGSLTLNSESSELSSKKDSIETPPSKAAQEKHTDRISPTKGEFLLSKLKSVLLRGKRKTDLISDEKTAGLPKEPEPCLKKSKGDSDREMLKSTDAITGVQTTNVGVKEVSKMLSVDPLFAYALGLTPKERPDKVKKTEEQDTQLRKDTSETKEQTISEKQPQIIQRPPSIFPRRGRIKTLKKHQDIPAEYIKKKWWLHFQTPACYTSEKLKNKECTRDNSVRKTVKEKMHTACSSTDALNLLADLALGASNDQVPPQPEPELERKPESSLKKCGLTKDVTCAEQESVLHALLRQSAARPIQPLESPSPSHLVGGSELVGLISKEHAYSLPPSSSLLLGLPGTPFQVSPISGSTRLLHHHQTMYGNGIQTLHPSVGQEDRDEHNLTTPKSLKKHMVFRKFRNSRTFVQKDGSLEVTRQWKENYDFNLDSKFSTDSKHRAIIRALHGPWDFSMQDTNEELRLIVHMWIGLFYSRSTARLFHIESNFTHPCSEESDSLEISMGTVSAPAQSELKANSFAPLPVLTNTSDLSVESALDLSKKDISVVEQGSEILDLSLRNCNAEIVTSDPRVNRKETSVSREQKEASETLNLLKSPVGLHECHRKMVLSTEIINVVNDVRSTLLENIGCLEHTCVPSGKGDEIVIPVQEEIENVSVQPEDHGTGSGIGHMLHGSNNKKTEMKDCIEKSEDTEMSSVQKHEMDSSKSMTDKQVDHNKEAGDVVYTVEHDETESKDGEKLEVKENPYQESNIQPSPKVVHTGDDSTNKELGTVCNGNLLEDESLSATGEPKAVSPDQAENVNEDEDCCIGHEDKVIEDENRFEKENGLDEKNGCISAKEDGSDLSDQPVPMMCDSPDSIKENCITECNRQEPLDEQPPQADSTKDVCHDLELRKLCANGSALTDENAISDKAPNSPSGMDSIHNQPAVEANSETYICSVDKAHIKKAALLMSDESTFSLEGSYADESIPQTKDTVETGSQNEVMKNLSFGPSSEDHEDQDTKSIEREEKADSTTQKEPFRQQSPLPQCAVTQKCEAEVTLTDETDWNRDRSNEGLANIHSGVIIPFIGIDTSGEDTVEPHVSHPQVKVEEVVKGQREIPFITDTTFPKGILPIEVYSTSKVYSKEAELSAHKIPLLDVSETNQPMVLGSESDDRCPTPTMDEKPYKYIPCSGTSSTSAFSGSETRKNLTQKYLSRSSTPVKDEMPVEQKRCHTFTVNSDHNPPHGLHPDLELRTLRVLQSIDKFLSKRRHTDKSNQNETDVMKHSHDQTPNPSSKHIPTCFAPSHTAAKVTDNKIKNTKPAVVAASTSQELSAESSDHSLISPFKSKLEEVLGVRLQLKKTDSTVHQQYFEKVGKLQETSIGQDCHPYRSLPSTESLQAIKPNTDQDRHKITSQTQLTHEPRSYSQRPVMAVKPSKSDESQTDCIIEEQIENSSKNKLAKIPVVTFTTSTPMLLERKTESCKGYPERLNYDKQEASELFSKSSWISNVNDSKSNSDKAKLALQDLSYQYQGTGISKLINISSLSTSMQSFESAKSSSKLVGGNQHLLTYSSLEKVRQTTKENINMDQKACSNALASLMDYKDDSITDDSLVLGPQSSLACTIYNTSQERSYSFLEQLSQRCLQDDLTQASMEQECLIFSEQMKQLLKRSKGGPICQEDTHDKLKFPCVTPVTVHFSGLEEQGETVDHLDAPSLVGLKIMVDMSDRKSLADTTEEEKTLHLERMSQATSNPLEHAGVSGVTAECTTLYKAMMNNVCSGTKVLSRPKSYRMGRIHPKTEPSNHFDFCGQMKRKMDESFRSNLNSVVKKSCRTKYRFYILVTSDDAFFEETKAQLEAEGHTAVQPSEFFLGEDSSSSLLIILRNEDIAEHICEVPHLLELKKSPGVQFAGIDEPDDVVNLTHQELFTRGGFIVLDKAALEPLSLCNMKKMSEILQELSKTGKWKWMLHYRDSRRLKENARLSAEAKEKKHFLNWCQEAGLLEVLPYHECDLMSKDRPDYLSCLVRLQVQNVSARYLVFVTDTTTDDAFGRNGILTMTVNSFLTNSPSETFTV comes from the exons ATGCAGGTTCAAgtcacttccgcattggcttcacttttcagactcgGAGGGTGGGAAGCGAGTGGAGCAAGGCCTGCAAGAGACAGGGGATACACAATTGGAG GTGTTTTTATACCTGTGTCAGAAAGCTCTGACGActttcaaaacaacattttggcTCCTCTTCAAAGTGCGTACTTGTACGACGAGTCAAAGCAGTCTTTCAGATACAAGTCCGCTGTCTTGATTAAAAATTCCGCACTGGAAGAAAAG TATAATGCCTTCCGagcaaagagaagagaaatagGATATTCAGAGGAGGATCTGGAAGAAAACTATGGGTTTTTGCTCTTTGATGATATCAACAAG gctAAAGCACTTGGAGAAACTGGTGTGCTCACTGGAAACAGCACATGTACAACTCTGGGAGATCCCCTGAAGG GTGTGTACATATCAATGTACTCTGACTGTCTGGACCTGAATCGCTGGTATCATGGGAAATCAGGATACATTGCCATCATCAGGCTGACAAAG GGGAGAGTTAAAAAGGTTTTGGAGAACTACACCCAGAATCTCACTGCACCCACCAGGGGGTTTGACTGCCACATGTCTGAACAGTTGCCTTCAGTATCTGCCAAAACCAGTTCTTTTCTTGCATTTGAGAGAACCCAG tatTACATGTATGAGCTGCTACATGATGGAAGCAATGAAGCGGCCCAATCTCCCAGCCTTGCCTGTCCATTTGCTATTGTATCATTTTCATATACAGACACCAAAGCATCTCTTTTAGCACCTCAGGAGAAAAG tgaggagaaaaaacagg tttctcACTACGTGCCTTGGAGAGGTCAACTTCAAATAGGCACCCAGTTCTATGATGTTGGTCTGAGGTCTACAGCAGGGGCTATGATCCCTGCAAAACT GCCACCAGTGGTGAAAGTTGACCGAGCCATTTCCATGTCAGATCTGAGACGGTTCTTGCCGAGGGCTGTCTTTGAAACCTGCTTCTCTGGTGAAG TCTTTCTGGATAGCTTATACTGCATCCTGTTTGAGTTGGTTTCTTCTGTGGTGGAAGAAACAAGCTCACTATCTGTGCTTCTTCAGGAGATAAAGGAGAAAGATCTG GCTCTCACTATTCCGCTGAATGATGGTGGTTTTCTCATCCTCTTGCACTCCTCCCACTTCCTCACATATGATG ataCTGGATCCAGTGCAGCTGAGGTACTGCAAggcttgtttgtgtttccagaCTCACGAGTTATACAGAGAG ACACAAAATTAGGACAGAAGAAGGCTTTCATGTCATCTGAAATTCTTCGGGTTCTACCAGTACTGAGTTATGCAGAGGGTGAAGTTGAGAAAATACCCATTGACTCAAGTGAAGATCTGTGTGATGTGTTGGCACAGCATATGCAGAGTTATGCTGCACTGATAAATCCTGGGCTGGCATTAAGTCCCTCCAGGGAAGCCAGCATCTTCCCAGATCAGTATGATGTTCCTGATGCCCACAAACACCTCTACTCATCCCCGGAGTGGACCAACAGAGCATGGCAGAGCTTCAGGTCATACCTGAACAAACCAGCCTCCTTTCAACTGCCGGTGTCCAAGGCCTCAGAAATCCTGACAGCTGGACAAGAGGAGCGAAGAGaagaccttgatgatgatgTGTACATCTGTCTGTCATCTCCTGAGGAGGTACCAGCCAGTCCTGTTAGCATGGGGTCAGAAGACCAGTTAGCAGGCCAGAAATCTCCAGCAAACATTGAGCCATCTGTGGACAGTTGTTTAACAAGTGCTGAAGCACAGGTTAACTTAACAGATGTCTCTCAAGATGTTGTACCAAATGATTTGCAAGCTGGAGATGCAACCAAGGACACTGAAAAATCTGACCTGACTGAGCTGATCAAAACTGATGATATGGGGGCAAAAACTATCCTGACTCCCCCTACATCAGATGACCTACCAGCAGAGCTGATTGTCAGCATTACTTCGGCAGAGCGAACTGTCACTGATGAGAGTCTGAGCGTGATCAGTACTGTGTCAGCAACAAAGCATAATGACTTTCAGCTTCCTGCTTTTTCAACAGCCAAATTACAAACGGCAGGAGTGAACACTCTGAATGACGAGACTGTCAAAACTAAAAGTGTTTTGGATTGCCCTCAGGTCACTATTCCCACTAAAACACGACGGAGGAAACTACGCAGAGGACATTCCAAAGCTCGTAAAAAGGCATCTAAAGCACGTGTTGAGACTCCCAGTTTGCAAGCTGTCAAAATACCAGAGGAGATAGATGACTTAAAGAGTCAGAAGGATGACAAGGCCACGGAACCATTAGGCCAATCGCAGCTCAACGAACCTCCAAAAATTGATTGGAGAAAACTACCAAGACATAAGCGCAAATTTATAAAACTATCACCAAAACATAGAATGTTGCGATCTGCTACTGTTGGTTTAGCAGTAGCAGTGGAGAAAGAAACTGACTCAGGAAAGCAGACATTGGATAGCACCATTTTAATGGAACTTGACACTTGTTCTCTGAGAAAGAAAACTGAGCGCTGGGACTTAAAGCCAGTTATCAGTGAATGTGGAAGAATCTTGGTTCCTCATGGCTCTGTAGATTTTGCAGATCAGATTAAGTCTTTAAAGGATAAACTTCAATCTACGAAAGACGCACAGATCCCAGAGGAAATATTGGTTGATGTCCCGGCAAATGCCCATAACACAGTGGAAATGGAACAAGAGTCAAGCATTGCTCTAGAAACAGCGGTGGATGAGACAGAGGTGACAAAATCCAAGGATGGAGGGAACCATCTTCAAAACATTGTCAGTCATGTTAATCCTGAACACAGCATTTTGAGACAGTTAAATGATGGCAATGGGTCATTGACTTTGAATTCAGAGAGTTCTGAGCTTTCTTCAAAGAAAGATAGCATAGAGACTCCCCCCTCAAAAGCTGctcaagaaaaacacacagatagaaTCTCCCCTACAAAGGGTGAATTTCTGTTGAGTAAACTTAAATCAGTACTTTTGAGgggaaagagaaaaactgaTCTCATTTCAGATGAAAAGACTGCAGGTCTCCCCAAAGAACCTGAGCCTTGTCTTAAGAAGAGCAAAGGTGACTCAGACCGTGAGATGTTGAAGAGTACGGATGCAATTACAGGTGTCCAGACCACCAATGTGGGAGTCAAGGAAGTTTCAAAGATGCTGTCAGTTGACCCTCTTTTTGCGTATGCCTTAGGCCTGACCCCTAAAGAGAGACCAGATAAGGTAAAGAAAACTGAGGAGCAGGATACTCAACTAAGGAAAGACACATCAGAGACAAAAGAACAAACCATTTCAGAAAAACAACCTCAAATCATACAAAGGCCTCCATCAATTTTCCCAAGGAGGGGCAGGATTAAAACACTCAAAAAGCACCAAGACATCCCTGCGgaatatattaaaaagaaat GGTGGTTGCATTTTCAAACCCCAGCTTGTTATACAagtgaaaaactcaaaaacaaagaGTGTACTAGGGATAATTCTGTCAGGAAGACTGTTAAGGAAAAAATGCACACTGCTTGCTCATCTACAGATGCTTTGAACTTACTTGCTGACTTGGCACTCGGTGCCAGTAATGACCAGGTTCCACCACAACCAGAACCAGAACTTGAGAGAAAACCTGAGTCAAGTTTGAAGAAGTGTGGCCTTACAAAAGATGTTACCTGTGCTGAACAAGAGTCAGTTCTTCATGCTCTGCTTAGACAGTCTGCTGCTAGACCCATTCAGCCTCTTGAGTCTCCTTCTCCAAGCCATCTTGTGGGAGGCAGTGAGTTGGTTGGTTTGATATCTAAAGAACATGCTTACTCATTGCCCCCGTCTTCCTCTCTACTGTTGGGTTTACCAGGTACACCCTTCCAGGTATCCCCTATAAGTGGTTCTACTAGACTGCTGCACCATCACCAAACAATGTATGGCAATGGAATTCAAACACTACATCCCTCTGTTGGTCAGGAAGACAGAGATGAACACAACCTCACGACTCCAAAATCCCTTAAAAAACACATGGTGTTCAGAAAGTTCAGAAACTCCCGTACCTTTGTTCAGAAGGATGGATCTCTTGAAGTCACAAGGCAATGGAAAGAAAACTATGACTTCAATCTAGACAGCAAGTTTTCAACTGACTCAAAGCATAGAGCTATCATCCGAGCCTTGCATGG CCCGTGGGATTTCTCCATGCAAGACACCAATGAAGAGTTGCGGCTCATCGTCCACATGTGGATAGGTCTTTTTTATAGCCGGTCAACAGCTAGGCTCTTTCACATTGAGTCGAACTTTACACACCCATGTTCAGAAGAGAGTGATTCTTTGGAAATATCCATGGGAACGGTATCAGCCCCAGCTCAGTCTGAGCTTAAGGCCAATTCATTTGCTCCTTTACCAGTTCTAACAAACACTTCAGACCTTTCCGTTGAAAGTGCTTTGGATCTCAGCAAAAAAGATATCTCTGTCGTGGAACAAGGATCTGAGATTTTGGACTTGTCACTGAGAAACTGCAATGCAGAGATTGTCACTTCAGATCCTCGAGTCAACAGAAAGGAGACTTCTGTGTCGAGGGAACAGAAAGAAGCTAGTGAAACATTGAACTTACTCAAGTCACCAGTGGGACTACATGAG TGTCACAGAAAGATGGTACTCTCTACAGAGATTATCAATGTGGTGAATGATGTCAGAAGTACTCTTTTGGAAAACATTGGCTGCCTGGAGCACACTTGTGTACCATCTGGTAAAGGTGATGAAATAGTAATTCCTGTACAAGAAGAGATAGAAAATGTATCTGTTCAGCCAGAGGATCATGGGACCGGTTCAGGAATTGGCCACATGCTACATGGATCCAACAATAAGAAGACGGAAATGAAAGATTGCATTGAAAAATcagaagacacagagatgaGTTCggtgcaaaaacatgaaatggaTTCATCCAAATCCATGACAGACAAACAGGTGGACCACAACAAAGAAGCAGGTGATGTGGTTTATACAGTTGAGCATGATGAAACGGAATCTAAAGATGGGGAAAAATTGGAAGTGAAAGAGAACCCATACCAAGAAAGTAACATACAACCTTCCCCAAAGGTGGTGCATACAGGTGATGATTCAACAAACAAAGAATTAGGTACAGTCTGCAATGGAAATCTTTTGGAAGATGAGAGCTTGTCAGCTACAGGGGAACCTAAAGCAGTCTCACCAGACCAGGCTGAAAATGTTAATGAAGATGAGGATTGTTGTATAGGACATGAAGATAAGGTGATTGAAGATGAAAATCGCTTTGAAAAGGAAAATGGACTGGATGAGAAAAACGGTTGCATTTCAGCAAAGGAGGATGGCAGTGATTTGAGTGACCAGCCAGTACCTATGATGTGTGACAGCCCTGATTCAATAAAGGAGAATTGCATTACAGAGTGTAATCGCCAAGAACCACTGGATGAGCAACCACCTCAAGCAGACAGCACAAAAGATGTCTGCCATGACTTGGAGTTGAGGAAGCTGTGTGCAAATGGGAGTGCACTGACAGATGAAAATGCCATTTCAGATAAAGCTCCTAACTCTCCATCAGGCATGGATTCTATTCATAATCAACCTGCAGTTGAGGCAAACTCAGAAACGTATATTTGCTCGGTAGATAAGGCACATATCAAGAAGGCAGCATTACTTATGTCTGATGAGAGCACCTTTTCATTAGAAGGTTCTTATGCAG ATGAGTCTATTCCCCAGACAAAGGACactgttgaaacaggaagccaAAACGAAGTAATGAAAAACTTAAGTTTTGGTCCAAGTAGTGAAGATCATGAAGATCAGGATACCAAATCTattgagagagaggaaaaggctGATAGCACAACTCAGAAAGAACCATTCCGTCAACAGTCTCCTTTACCTCAGTGTGCGGTTACACAAAAGTGTGAAGCTGAAGTGACATTGACAGACGAAACAGATTGGAATAGAGACAGATCAAATGAGGGTTTGGCGAATATCCATAGTGGGGTTATAATCCCATTTATTGGAATAGACACATCTGGAGAGGATACTGTAGAACCACATGTCTCACACCCACAAGTCAAGGTTGAAGAAGTCGTTAAAGGCCAGAGAGAAATACCATTTATCACTGATACTACCTTCCCTAAGGGCATCCTACCCATAGAGGTATACAGTACATCTAAAGTGTACAGTAAAGAGGCAGAACTATCAGCTCACAAAATCCCTCTTCTAGATGTAAGTGAAACCAACCAGCCAATGGTTTTGGGCAGTGAGTCTGACGACAGGTGCCCTACTCCAACTATGGATGAGAAACCATATAAGTACATACCTTGTTCTGGCACAAGTAGTACTTCTGCTTTTAGTGGTAGTGAAACCCGCAAAAACCTAACACAGAAATATCTTAGCAGAAGCTCAACACCTGTAAAAGATGAAATGCCCGTTGAGCAAAAACGTTGTCACACGTTTACAGTTAACAGTGATCACAACCCTCCTCATGGTCTTCATCCTGATCTTGAACTAAGAACTCTAAGAGTTCTACAGAGTATTGACAAGTTCCTCTCCAAAAGAAGACACACTGACAAATCCAACCAGAATGAAACAGATGTCATGAAACACTCTCATGATCAAACCCCTAACCCCAGCAGCAAGCATATCCCCACTTGTTTTGCCCCAAGCCACACTGCAGCTAAAGTtacagacaataaaataaagaatacaaaGCCAGCAGTGGTGGCAGCATCTACCTCACAAGAACTGAGTGCAGAATCATCAGATCATTCGCTTATATCACCTTTCAAAAGTAAATTAGAGGAAGTACTTGGTGTTAGGTTGCAGCTAAAGAAAACTGACTCAACAGTTCATCAACAATACTTTGAAAAAGTAGGTAAATTACAGGAGACCTCCATTGGGCAAGATTGTCATCCATACAGATCACTTCCCTCTACTGAGTCTTTGCAAGCCATTAAACCAAATACTGACCAAGacagacataaaataacatcacaGACCCAATTAACCCATGAACCTCGTTCATACAGTCAACGTCCTGTCATGGCTGTGAAACCATCAAAGAGTGATGAAAGTCAAACAGATTGCATCATTGAAGAACAAATCGAAAACTCTTCAAAAAATAAACTGGCTAAAATTCCTGTTGTCACATTCACCACATCCACTCCCATGCTCttagagagaaagacagaaagttgCAAGGGATATCCTGAAAGACTAAATTATGATAAGCAGGAGGCCAGTGAGCTTTTTTCCAAGAGTAGTTGGATATCAAATGTTAATGACAGTAAATCTAACTCAGATAAAGCAAAATTAGCACTTCAAGATCTTTCATACCAGTACCAAGGAACAGGCATTTcaaaattaatcaatatttcttcATTATCTACCTCTATGCAGTCTTTTGAGTCTGCAAAAAGTTCCTCTAAGCTTGTTGGTGGAAACCAACATTTACTGACATACAGTTCACTTGAGAAAGTCAGACAAACAACTAAAGAGAACATTAACATGGATCAGAAAGCCTGCTCAAACGCATTGGCTTCACTCATGGATTACAAAGATGATAGCATAACAGATGACAGTCTTGTTCTGGGACCTCAAAGCTCCCTTGCATGTACAATCTACAACACCAGCCAGGAAAGATCATATTCTTTTCTGGAGCAACTTTCTCAAAGGTGCCTGCAGGATGACCTCACTCAGGCATCAATGGAACAGGAGTGCCTTATCTTCTCAGAACAAATGAAACAGCTTTTGAAAAGGAGCAAGGGGGGACCCATCTGCCAAGAGGACACACATGACAAATTAAAGTTTCCTTGCGTCACTCCTGTGACTGTGCACTTTTCTGGTCTGGAggagcagggggaaacagtggATCACTTGGACGCACCGTCGCTTGTTGGACTAAAAATCATGGTAGACATGTCTGACAGGAAATCCCTGGCAgacaccacagaggaagaaaagactTTGCATCTTGAAAGAATGTCTCAAGCAACTAGCAACCCACTGGAACATGCTGGGGTTTCTGGTGTGACTGCAGAATGCACCACACTGTACAAGGCAATGATGAATAATGTTTGTTCTGGCACAAAGGTCCTATCTAGACCTAAGAGCTACCGAATGGGTAGAATTCACCCAAAGACTGAACCAAGTAACCATTTTGACTTCTGTGgtcaaatgaagagaaagatGGATGAGAGCTTTCGAAGTAATCTGAATTCAGTTGTGAAGAAATCCTGTAGAACAAAGTACAGATTCTACATATTAGTGACATCAGATGATGCTTTCTTTGAGGAGACCAAG GCACAGTTAGAGGCAGAGGGCCATACTGCTGTACAGCCATCTGAGTTCTTCCTTGGTGAGGATAGTTCTTCATCTCTTCTCATCATCCTCAGGAATGAAGACATTGCAGAGCACATTTGTGAG GTTCCACATTTGCTGGAGTTGAAGAAGTCACCGGGTGTGCAGTTTGCAGGAATTGATGAACCAGATGATGTTGTGAATCTCACCCACCAGGAACTCTTCACAAGGGGTGGTTTTATAGTGCTTGACAAAGCCGCACTGGAGCCCCTCAGCCTTT gcaacatgaaaaaaatgtcagaaatctTGCAAGAGCTTAGCAAAACGGGGAAGTGGAAGTGGATGTTGCACTACAGAGACAGCCGTCGTCTGAAGGAAAATGCAAG GTTGAGTGCAGAGGCAAAGGAGAAGAAGCACTTCTTAAACTGGTGCCAAGAAGCTGGACTTCTCGAGGTCTTGCCCTACCACGAGTGTGATCTTATGTCAAAAGATCGCCCCGACTATCTCTCATGTCTGGTCCGCTTGCAAGTCCAGAATGTATCAGCCAGATATCTTGTTTTTGTAACTG aTACAACAACAGACGATGCATTTGGGAGAAATGGAATTTTAACAATGACTGTCAACTCTTTCCTGACAAACTCTCCAAGTGAAACATTTACAGTCTGA